A DNA window from Oculatellaceae cyanobacterium contains the following coding sequences:
- a CDS encoding peptidoglycan-binding protein translates to MNKALWRTALTLFSLSASVGSIAITSNSALANPGDYAIQPVCPRHQDSSGTICYTPQTVPRLKVGSQGKLVKIVQDFLKAEGYSKGQSSGYFGSQTQTALIKFQKANKLTADGVVGTQTWKMILKANAG, encoded by the coding sequence ATGAACAAAGCACTTTGGAGAACAGCATTAACTTTATTTAGCCTTTCTGCATCAGTAGGTTCTATAGCGATAACTAGCAATAGTGCTTTAGCTAACCCTGGAGATTATGCGATTCAGCCCGTGTGTCCTCGTCATCAAGATTCTAGCGGTACTATCTGCTATACACCTCAAACAGTTCCACGTTTGAAAGTTGGTAGTCAGGGAAAGCTTGTAAAAATTGTGCAAGACTTTTTGAAAGCAGAAGGATACTCTAAAGGGCAATCTAGCGGTTACTTTGGCTCACAAACTCAAACTGCGCTAATAAAGTTTCAAAAAGCTAATAAATTAACAGCAGATGGTGTTGTGGGAACTCAAACTTGGAAAATGATTTTAAAGGCTAATGCAGGTTAA